The Sinorhizobium chiapasense sequence CTCAACCCGCGTATGGCGGTCGGTCTGCAAATCGTCGAGCCGTTTGCCATTCACGGCGACCACCTTCGCCGGCAGCAGGAGGCTTCGCTCGACCGGCTGATGTCGGATGTCGGGTTTGGTCGGGACCTTGCCGACCGCTTTCCGCACCAGCTTTGCGGCGGTCAGCGACAACGCGTCGTCATCGCCCGTCCGGCATATCGCCGACCGCGTTGCGGCAATGTATCTCGGCCGGATCGTCGAGAGCGGTCCGACCGCAGAGGTGCTGGCCGCGCCAGCGCATCCCTATACCCGCGCGCTGGTTGCTTCCGTCCCGCGGCTCTCGCACGGCGGCGCACATCCAAAGTCCCGTCCTGCAAGGTTGCGCGGCGAGCCTCCCAATCCGGCCGCCATTCCCGATGGCTGTCCTTTCCATCCGCGCTGCCCATCGGCGGATGATCTTTGCCCGCGAGAGCGCCCTGCGCTCGCGACGGTGGCACCGGGCCGCACGGCCGCCTGCCATTTCGCTGCCAGCCCTATTTCATCCAAGTCGCAAACCGTTCCCGAACCTGCGAGGCTTTCCTGATGCACGTCATCACCTACAACATCCAGTACGGCAAAGGCCGCGACGGCCGTTACGACATCGACCGCACCGCCGACGCGCTGATCAGCGCCGACATCATCGGCCTGCAGGAGGTGGAGGCCTATTGGGAGCGCTCCGGCAATATTCATCAGGTCCAGCGAATCACTGATCGTCTCGGTGGATATCACGCCGTCTTCGGCGCCACAGTCGATATCCATAAGAGCCTGGAAGGACGCGAGGTGCGACGTCAGTTCGGCAATGCCATTCTGTCGCGCTGGCCGATCATCACCACGCGCACCTTCCTGTTTCCCAAACTGGGACCGGCCAACGGCCATTCCATCCAGCGCGGCCTGACTGAAGCAACGATAGACACGCCAATCGGTCTGCTTCGTGTCTATACCAGCCACTTCTCCCACCTGTGCGATGAAGAGCGGATGGAGCATGCCCGCATCACCCTCGACGTTCACCGCCGCGCAGTCGTCGAAGGGCCGGTCTCGGGCGGCGATCATCGGGATATCTCTTGGCTGGAGGAGCTGCCGCCGTCCGTGCCATCCGAGGCGATCCTGATGGGCGACCTCAACCTGACACCAGACGGACCGGTCTATCCCGTTTTGGTGGGACCGACGAGCCCTCAATACGGCCGCCTTATACAACCGGACTGCTTTGTGGATGCTTGGACAGCTGCCGGGCATGCCGAGGATAGCGGTCCGACGTTCTACACGGACTGGATGGCCAAGACGGGCTGGCGCGTCGACTACATGCTGGTTACGCCGGGCCTGAAGGACAGGGTGAAGTCTGCCGAAGTGCTAACTGCCGATGCCTCCGATCACCAGCCACTTGCCGTCACCTTTGGCTGAAGGGTGACGGAAATGGCCCGCTTCGCCATCATCAAGGCGCTCAGAGCGATCATCACGCTGTGGGCCATCATGACCTTCACCTTCATCGTGCTTCGGCTCACGGGCGATCCGGCTCTGGAGCTGCTGCCGGACAACGCAACCGCGGACATCATCGCGCTGTTCAACAAGAAATGGGGCCTCGACCAGCCGATATGGCGGCAATATCTGCTTTATGTCTCCAACCTGGTGCAGGGCGACTTTGGCCAATCGCTCGCTACCGGACGCCAGGCGGTGGAAGTCGTCGCGGAAAGGGTCGGCGCGACGTTGACCCTGACCGGCACGGCCTTTCTGCTCGTGCTCCTCATTGGCATCCCGGGCGGCGTTATCGCCGCCCTTAACCGTGGCCGGCCGCTCGACCGGATCATGATGCTCTTCTGTTCGATGGGCTATAGCCTGCCGAACTTCGTTCTCGGCGTGACGCTGATTTTCATCTTTGCCGTTGCCTTGCGGTGGCTGCCGAGTTCCGGAAGTGCAACACCGCGCATCTGATCTTGCCTATGACGACGCTTGGATTTGCGGGTGCGGCGGTCATCGCTCGCTTCACGCGCTCGGCAGTCCTCGACGTGCTCCAGCAGCCCTATGTGCGTGCGGCGATGGCTGCGGGCGAAACGCGTTATGAGGCAATCGTCAACCACGTCCTGCCGAATGCCGCGATCCCGATCATCACCATCATCGGTTTTTCACTCGGCGGGCTGATCGGCGGTTCGATTATTGTCGAGCAGGTCTTTGGCTGGCCGGGCATCGGTCGCCTGCTCGTCGAAGTCGTCGGCCTGCGCGACCTCGCTGTGGTACAGGCGCTCGTCATGCTCTTCGCCACCACGATGACGCTCGCCAATCTCAGCGTCGACATCGCCTATGGCCTCCTCAACCCGAAGATATACAGGAGGTCTTCGTGAGCACTCTTGATCTCGGCCAAGTCCGCACCCGCAAACGTGTGCACCGCGAAGCCATTCTCCTGACGATCCTGTTGGCGCTCGCCTGGATCGCGCTCATCATCCTCTTGTCGATCGCTGCACCGCTGGTTGCGCCTTACGGCTATGCAGACCAGCAGCCGATGCTACGCCTGCGCCCGCCCGCGATCCTCGGCCATGACAATCCCTTTCTCTTCGGTAGCGACAATCTGGGGCGCGACGTATTCAGTCGCACCCTCTACGGCATTCGCTATTCGATCATCATCGCGCTTTCAGGAACGCTGATCAGCACCTTCATTGGCGTAGCGATGGGCATGCTCGCCGCCCGGCTGCGCGGCTGGTGGGAAGAGACGATCATGATGCTGGTCGACATCCAGGCATCACTGCCCTTCATCATCTTCGCGATCACGATCGTCGCATTCTTCGGCAAGGGGTTCTGGCTGCTGGCGGTCATCGTCGGACTTGCCGGCTGGGGACGCTATGCTCGCCTGGCACGCGGCCTCGTCCTCGATGCCGAGACGGTCGGTTATGCCGCTGCGCTAAGAGTGCTCGGGGCCGGCTCGTCCCGCATCTATATCAGGCATATCCTTCCCAACATCGTCAGCGCCCTCGTCGTACAGATGACGCTGAATTTCCCGGAGGTCATCCTGCTGGAGACAGGTATGAGCTTCCTCGGCCTCGGCGTCCAACCGCCGCTGACCTCGCTCGGCCTGCTGATTAACGAAAGTCGCAACTATCTCATGCTGGCTTGGTGGATGGCCGCCGTCCCTGGTGCGGTAATTGTGCTCACCACGCTGTCGATCAGCCTTCTTGGCGACTGGCTCCGAGACGTGATGGACACAAAACTACGCTGAGCGGATCGAAAGCAGGTCATGCTTCAAGTCGCCGGCCCAGCAGACGTTGCCAAATAGACACGCATTGCAGCCTCACGTTCAGGCTCCTGAAAATCGCATTTCGTCTCACTGAACTTGCGGTGATCAGAGGTAGTGGCTTCAATTATCGAAATATACAGAAACGCGAGCGGCCGAAAAACGCGCGACGCTGTAGTCGATCGGCGTCTGGTCGATCGTTTTCAGACTTTGGACTTCGAGGATGGGTTCGGTTCTTGGCTGTTGAAGCCGTCGGGCCTCTTCAGACGAAGGCAAACGCGCTTCTATGTGACAATGAGCGCGTCGTGTATTTTCATATCCGAAGAGCCGATAGACTTCAGTGATGCAGGAAAAGCTGGAGATCCGCTCGAGTGCGCCTGGAAAAAGTCGCGAAGGCAAATGATGCCGTGAAACTGAGATCGTCAGGCCGCTTGCCTTACCAACCGTATCGAAGACGAGAACGGGCTCACCTACCGGAATCTGCAGCCGATTTGCGATGTCCGTCGATGCAGACACCTCAAATTTCGCAAGAATCTCTGCTGCGGGCACCAAACTCGCATCGCGAAGGTTGGCCATGAAGGAAGACTCGGCGCCAAGTCCGTACTGAATGCGACGCTCCACGAAGGCGCCCCGGCCACGCTCGATACGCAGCACGCCTTTATTCTGTAGCTCTGCCAATGCCCTTCGGACCGTTGTCCTGGTGACTCCAAAATGGGGTGCAAGGATATTTTCGCCCGGTAGCTTTTCCCCAACCCTGAACGCGCCGGCATCGATTTCCTTCAAGATCATCAGTTCGATCTGCCTCCACCGCGGCAGGTCGTTCATCAACTCGTGGCTCGTCTCATTCAACATCGTGTCTCTTTCGAATTGTCATCTCACTGTCATGAAACTGTGCGACATGCACCTTCATGTACACATGTCTAAACATGTTGTGAATTCTAGCCCGTTCGCGCGCCTTCGACAACTATGGATTTCGTATCATGGTAACTATGCCGAGCCCAGCCGTCCCCTCCGAGGCTATCCGTCCGCAACCTAACGGATCGAAGGTTGAAACATCGACCCAAGGACAGCTGGGCGAGCCGTTGTTTCGCGCCGCTACACTGTCACCAACAGATCCAGCCGCCATAGATGAAGCCCGCGTAACAATTCTGCTGCCGCTGGGCAGCAAGCCAGAGCCGTTTGTAATCGTCCAGCAAATGGAGGGCGACCGCCAATGAACCTGCAACTCAGCAATGCACGGATCGTCCAGGAAGATCGAGTTGTCGAAGGTGGCCTGGAAATTGAGGACACAATGGTGTCGTCGATCGGCGCAGCAACAACGGGCCGGATCAGTGTGCTCGATTGCGAGGGCGACTTCCTGCTGCCCGGCCTGATCGACCTGCACACGGATAATGTTGAAAAGTTCATGCACCCACGGCCGGGTGTCCAATGGCCCGCACCGCTCGCCGCGGTGCTTGCACACGATTGGGAACTGCTCGGAGCTGGCATCACGACGGTGCTCGATGCGCTGTCGCTCGGCGACTACGACAGCGGCGGCGCCCGCACCGCCATGCTGAACGAGGCGATCGACGGAATGACTGAGGCGCGCGCCGCCGGTCTCCTCAAGGCCGATCATTATTTTCACTTTCGCTGCGAACTCTCCGATTCGGCCATGCTGACGCTCGTTGAGCGGCACGTCGACAATCCTGGCCTGCGGCTCATCAGCATGATGGATCACACGCCCGGCCAGCGGCAGTGGCAGAATCTGACGCTCTATCGCGAGTTCCGCCGCAAGAAGAACGCTCGCGTCTGGACGGAGGACGAATTCGCGCTCTATATCACCGAACGCCGCGAGCACCAGCAGCAATATGTCCCGTCGGGCCGCTCGACGATCGGACAGCTGTGCCGCGAGCGCAATATCCGCATTGCCAGTCACGACGACACGACTGCGGCGGACGTCGATCAATCGCACGCGGACGGCATCACAATCAGCGAGTTTCCGACGACGATCGAGGCGGCGAGCCGCGCCCGCGGACTCGGCATGAAGATCGTCATGGGTTCGCCGAACATCATCCTCGGCGGTTCGCATTCCGGCAATGTCAGTGCGATGGAGCTCGCCGACAAGGGGCTGCTCGACGTGCTGACCTCCGACTACGTGCCGGGAAGTCTGCTGCATGCGGCGTTCGCGCTGGCGGCCAAAGGCTTCGATCTTCCGGAAGCGGTCGCGATGGTGACGAAGAACCCCGCCGACTTGCTTGGCTTTACCGATCGCGGCCGCATTGCTCCTGGCCTGCGCGCCGACCTCATCCGTGTGCGCCTCGTCGAGGGCGTGCCGGTGATCCGCAACATCTGGGTCGCCGGTCGACAATATCTCTAACGGGCGTACGAGCGAAAAAAGGAACAAGAATGATGAGTTCGAAAACGGAGATGCAAGCCGAACCGGCTGCCGTCGCGCAGCGTTGCGACTGGCTCGGTGTTTTGTCCCGCAGTGTCGGCAGTGAGCTTGAAGCCTTGGCCACCGAGGTGGTGAGCGGCGCGACGTTTGGATGGCTGCGGACTCCGCATGTCGGCCTGGTGATGGTTCGAGGTCGCGCCGGTGGGACGGGCAATGTGTTCAACCTCGGCGAGATGACTGTGACCCGCGCCTCGGTCCAGCTCGATGACGGTACGGTCGGGCACGGTTACGTGCAGGGACGCGACAAGCGCCAGGCGGAACTGGCGGCGATTATTGATGCGCTACTGCAGCAGCAGGTCCGCCATGACGAGATCATGGCAAAGGTCGTCGAGCCGCTGCGCCAAAAAGCGGAAGCGCGGCGGGTCGAGAAGAGCCGCAAGGCCGCGTCCACCAAAGTCGATTTCTTCACCATGGTTCGCGGGGAGGACCCGGCGTGACGATACAATCCTCAGCACCATCCGTGCGTGCCATTTCCCCCGCCGGCGCTTCGCTGAAGCCCGGTTTCGCCGATCCGATCTTCGACGCCCAGGCGGTGTTTCGCGCCGCATTGGTTGCGACGTCCTATCCAGGCCGCGTCATCCCGCTCGATCGCAACCTGGCGGCGCCGCAGCCCTTCTCATCGGCAACCGCGGCCCTCTGTCTGACATTGATGGATTTTGAGACGCCGGCTTGGCTCGACCGGCGGGCGGCATCCGGCGAGGCGACCGCGTGGCTTCGTTTTCATTGCAGCCTGCCGCTGACCGAGACTGCCGCAGAAGCTCGCTTTGCCATCGTCTCCGATCCGGCGAACCTGCCGCGCCTCCGCGAACTCAATCCAGGCGACGTCGAATATCCCGACCGTTCGACGACGCTCATCATTCAGGTCCCTTCCTTGACCGATGGGCCGACAACGACCTGGACCGGTCCAGGCATCAACGGAAGCATTAAGGTCGGTATTGCGGGACTGCCGTTCCGGTTCTGGGAGGACTGGGATCTGAACAGCGAACTCTATCCGCGCGGCATCGACGTGATTTTCACATCCGGCAACGCCGTGGTCGGTCTGCCACGTACCATCAAAGTGGAGGCTTAAAATGTATGTTGCCGTCAAAGGTGGCGAGCAAGCCATCCTCAATACCCACAAGCTGATCTCTGAGACGCGTCGAGGCGATCCTGCGATCGCTGAACTGACGCTGACCCAGATCAGCGAGCAGTTCGGGCTCGCCGTCGATCGGGTGATGGCGGAGGGCTCTGTTTACGACCGCCAGCTCGCCGCGCTGGCATTGAAGCAGGCGCAGGGTGATGCAATGGAGGCGATCTTCCTCCTTCGTGCCTATCGCACCACACTGCCGCGCATCGCCATGTCGGAACCGATCGACACATCGAGAATGACGATCCGCCGGCGCATCTCGGCGACGTTCAAGGATCTTCCCGGCGGGCAGGTGCTTGGCCCGACTTACGACTATACGCATCGTCTACTCGACTTCGCACTTGCCGCGGACGGTATTGAGCGGGTGCAGGCGGCGCCGGCCGCCGAACCGCTCGACCAGCTCGTGCCGCGCGTCGTAGACTTTCTCGGTAATGAAGGCGTGATCCAGGACGAGAGGGATGACGGCCAGGACGAGGTCTTCGATCTGACCCGCCAGCCAATGAGCTTTCCGGCGGGCCGCGATCAACGCCTGCAAAATCTCGCGCGCGCCGATGAGGGCTTTCTGCTCGGTCTCGCCTACTCGACCACCCGCGGTTACGGCTACAACCATCCCTTCGTCGGCGAACTCAGGCTCGGAGAGGTGACTGTCGAAATCGTTCCCGAAGAGCTCGGGTTCCCCATCGCGGTCGCGGACGTCACCGTCACCGAGTGCCAGATGATCAACAGCTTCCGAGGAAGCGCGGAGCAGCCGCCGCAATTTACGCGCGGCTACGGTCTGACCTTTGGCCATAATGAACGCAAGGCCATGTCCATGTCGCTGGTTGATCGGGCGATGCGATCCCGCGAACTCGGCGAAGACGTACGTCACCCCGCCCAGGATGAGGAGTTCGTCCTCTCTCATACGGACAACGTCGAGGCAAACGGGCTCGTAACGCACTACAAGCTGCCGCACTACGTCGACTTTCAGGCGGAACTGCAGCTCGTGCGGCAATTGCAGACAGAATACGAGGCTGCCCGCGCGGCTGCACAGAGCAAGGAGGCGGCTGAGTGATGAGCGACATGACCACAAACTACGGCGACGACGGCTATAACTTCGCCTATCTCGACGAGCAGACCAAGCGGATGATCCGTCGGACGCTGCTCAAAGCCCTCTCAATCCCCGGATATCAGGTCCCGTTCGGCGGTCGTGAGATGCCGCTCGCCTCTGGGTGGGGCACAGGGGGGATTCAGATTACGGCAAGTGTCCTCGGCCCGGATGACCGCCTGAAGGTGATTGACCAGGGCGCGGACGACACCACCAACGCCGTTTCCATCCGCCGCTTTTTCCAGACGGTCGCCGACATCGCCGTCACCGAATCCACCGAGGAAGCAACCATAATCCAGACCCGCCACCGAGTACCGGAGGCACCGCTTACGGAAGGTCAGATACTTGTCTATCAGGTTCCCGAACCTGAACCTTTGCGCAAGCTGATCCCGCGCGAGAGCGAAACTCGCAAAATGCATGCCTATGCCGAGTACGGCGCCATGCAGGTAACGCTCTATGAGGACATCGCCCGTTTTGGTCGCATCGCCAAGACTTATGACTATCCGGCGATGATCAATGGCCGGTTTCTCATATCACCATCGCCGATCCCGAAGTTTGATAATC is a genomic window containing:
- a CDS encoding ABC transporter permease; its protein translation is MARFAIIKALRAIITLWAIMTFTFIVLRLTGDPALELLPDNATADIIALFNKKWGLDQPIWRQYLLYVSNLVQGDFGQSLATGRQAVEVVAERVGATLTLTGTAFLLVLLIGIPGGVIAALNRGRPLDRIMMLFCSMGYSLPNFVLGVTLIFIFAVALRWLPSSGSATPRI
- a CDS encoding ABC transporter permease, coding for MSTLDLGQVRTRKRVHREAILLTILLALAWIALIILLSIAAPLVAPYGYADQQPMLRLRPPAILGHDNPFLFGSDNLGRDVFSRTLYGIRYSIIIALSGTLISTFIGVAMGMLAARLRGWWEETIMMLVDIQASLPFIIFAITIVAFFGKGFWLLAVIVGLAGWGRYARLARGLVLDAETVGYAAALRVLGAGSSRIYIRHILPNIVSALVVQMTLNFPEVILLETGMSFLGLGVQPPLTSLGLLINESRNYLMLAWWMAAVPGAVIVLTTLSISLLGDWLRDVMDTKLR
- a CDS encoding alpha-D-ribose 1-methylphosphonate 5-phosphate C-P-lyase PhnJ gives rise to the protein MSDMTTNYGDDGYNFAYLDEQTKRMIRRTLLKALSIPGYQVPFGGREMPLASGWGTGGIQITASVLGPDDRLKVIDQGADDTTNAVSIRRFFQTVADIAVTESTEEATIIQTRHRVPEAPLTEGQILVYQVPEPEPLRKLIPRESETRKMHAYAEYGAMQVTLYEDIARFGRIAKTYDYPAMINGRFLISPSPIPKFDNPKMANNPGIQFWGAGREKRIYAVPPYTSVHNLDFDDHPFEVQTWQGCCSLCGSTVSYLDEVITDDKGSRMFVCSDTDFCNTRQAEAPAQTKVAGGQS
- a CDS encoding carbon-phosphorus lyase complex subunit PhnI, yielding MYVAVKGGEQAILNTHKLISETRRGDPAIAELTLTQISEQFGLAVDRVMAEGSVYDRQLAALALKQAQGDAMEAIFLLRAYRTTLPRIAMSEPIDTSRMTIRRRISATFKDLPGGQVLGPTYDYTHRLLDFALAADGIERVQAAPAAEPLDQLVPRVVDFLGNEGVIQDERDDGQDEVFDLTRQPMSFPAGRDQRLQNLARADEGFLLGLAYSTTRGYGYNHPFVGELRLGEVTVEIVPEELGFPIAVADVTVTECQMINSFRGSAEQPPQFTRGYGLTFGHNERKAMSMSLVDRAMRSRELGEDVRHPAQDEEFVLSHTDNVEANGLVTHYKLPHYVDFQAELQLVRQLQTEYEAARAAAQSKEAAE
- a CDS encoding ABC transporter permease, whose protein sequence is MTTLGFAGAAVIARFTRSAVLDVLQQPYVRAAMAAGETRYEAIVNHVLPNAAIPIITIIGFSLGGLIGGSIIVEQVFGWPGIGRLLVEVVGLRDLAVVQALVMLFATTMTLANLSVDIAYGLLNPKIYRRSS
- a CDS encoding oligopeptide/dipeptide ABC transporter ATP-binding protein, with amino-acid sequence MYLGRIVESGPTAEVLAAPAHPYTRALVASVPRLSHGGAHPKSRPARLRGEPPNPAAIPDGCPFHPRCPSADDLCPRERPALATVAPGRTAACHFAASPISSKSQTVPEPARLS
- the phnH gene encoding phosphonate C-P lyase system protein PhnH produces the protein MTIQSSAPSVRAISPAGASLKPGFADPIFDAQAVFRAALVATSYPGRVIPLDRNLAAPQPFSSATAALCLTLMDFETPAWLDRRAASGEATAWLRFHCSLPLTETAAEARFAIVSDPANLPRLRELNPGDVEYPDRSTTLIIQVPSLTDGPTTTWTGPGINGSIKVGIAGLPFRFWEDWDLNSELYPRGIDVIFTSGNAVVGLPRTIKVEA
- the phnF gene encoding phosphonate metabolism transcriptional regulator PhnF, which translates into the protein MLNETSHELMNDLPRWRQIELMILKEIDAGAFRVGEKLPGENILAPHFGVTRTTVRRALAELQNKGVLRIERGRGAFVERRIQYGLGAESSFMANLRDASLVPAAEILAKFEVSASTDIANRLQIPVGEPVLVFDTVGKASGLTISVSRHHLPSRLFPGALERISSFSCITEVYRLFGYENTRRAHCHIEARLPSSEEARRLQQPRTEPILEVQSLKTIDQTPIDYSVARFSAARVSVYFDN
- a CDS encoding endonuclease/exonuclease/phosphatase family protein; the encoded protein is MHVITYNIQYGKGRDGRYDIDRTADALISADIIGLQEVEAYWERSGNIHQVQRITDRLGGYHAVFGATVDIHKSLEGREVRRQFGNAILSRWPIITTRTFLFPKLGPANGHSIQRGLTEATIDTPIGLLRVYTSHFSHLCDEERMEHARITLDVHRRAVVEGPVSGGDHRDISWLEELPPSVPSEAILMGDLNLTPDGPVYPVLVGPTSPQYGRLIQPDCFVDAWTAAGHAEDSGPTFYTDWMAKTGWRVDYMLVTPGLKDRVKSAEVLTADASDHQPLAVTFG
- a CDS encoding alpha-D-ribose 1-methylphosphonate 5-triphosphate diphosphatase; its protein translation is MNLQLSNARIVQEDRVVEGGLEIEDTMVSSIGAATTGRISVLDCEGDFLLPGLIDLHTDNVEKFMHPRPGVQWPAPLAAVLAHDWELLGAGITTVLDALSLGDYDSGGARTAMLNEAIDGMTEARAAGLLKADHYFHFRCELSDSAMLTLVERHVDNPGLRLISMMDHTPGQRQWQNLTLYREFRRKKNARVWTEDEFALYITERREHQQQYVPSGRSTIGQLCRERNIRIASHDDTTAADVDQSHADGITISEFPTTIEAASRARGLGMKIVMGSPNIILGGSHSGNVSAMELADKGLLDVLTSDYVPGSLLHAAFALAAKGFDLPEAVAMVTKNPADLLGFTDRGRIAPGLRADLIRVRLVEGVPVIRNIWVAGRQYL
- the phnG gene encoding phosphonate C-P lyase system protein PhnG, translating into MQAEPAAVAQRCDWLGVLSRSVGSELEALATEVVSGATFGWLRTPHVGLVMVRGRAGGTGNVFNLGEMTVTRASVQLDDGTVGHGYVQGRDKRQAELAAIIDALLQQQVRHDEIMAKVVEPLRQKAEARRVEKSRKAASTKVDFFTMVRGEDPA